From a single Mycolicibacterium mengxianglii genomic region:
- a CDS encoding inositol monophosphatase family protein — protein sequence MTDSRARRIELGFAMATEAGDISRRYFEDQDLDVDLKADGSPVTEADRQIELRLREAVSAEFGDDGFTGEEFPDTPGTSGYRWIVDPIDGTKSFVRGVPLYANLIALQEGDEIVFGIINLPSAGILVHAEKGKGCWRNGTRVSVSDRPSLDGAYVMATWLEDWDPSVISDLHSQNVVLRTWGDAFGYAMVACGHADAVVDYTARVFDLAPMPVILREAGGRFTSLDGREVFDAGNGIASNGRIHHLLLPWVSPTFDHSGPQDHLGKGIRV from the coding sequence ATGACCGACTCCCGTGCCCGCCGCATCGAGCTCGGCTTTGCGATGGCCACCGAGGCCGGCGACATCTCGCGTCGCTACTTCGAAGACCAGGACCTCGACGTCGACCTCAAAGCGGACGGATCGCCGGTCACCGAGGCCGACCGGCAAATCGAACTCCGGCTGCGCGAAGCCGTCAGTGCAGAATTCGGTGACGACGGATTCACCGGCGAAGAGTTTCCGGACACTCCCGGCACCAGCGGATACCGCTGGATCGTCGACCCCATCGACGGCACCAAATCCTTCGTTCGCGGCGTGCCTCTCTATGCCAACCTGATCGCCCTGCAAGAAGGCGACGAGATCGTCTTCGGCATCATCAACCTGCCCAGCGCCGGGATCCTCGTCCACGCCGAAAAAGGCAAGGGCTGCTGGCGAAACGGCACCCGGGTGTCAGTATCGGACCGGCCCAGCCTCGACGGCGCGTACGTGATGGCGACCTGGCTGGAGGACTGGGATCCGTCGGTGATCTCCGACCTGCACAGCCAGAACGTGGTGCTGCGCACCTGGGGTGACGCGTTCGGCTACGCAATGGTGGCCTGCGGACACGCCGACGCCGTGGTCGACTACACCGCACGCGTCTTCGACCTCGCACCCATGCCGGTGATCCTCAGGGAGGCCGGCGGGCGATTCACCAGCCTGGACGGTCGCGAGGTCTTCGACGCCGGCAACGGCATCGCCAGCAACGGCCGCATCCACCACCTGCTGTTGCCGTGGGTGTCACCGACATTCGATCACTCAGGACCTCAAGACCACCTAGGGAAGGGCATTCGCGTATGA